In Drosophila nasuta strain 15112-1781.00 chromosome 2R, ASM2355853v1, whole genome shotgun sequence, a single genomic region encodes these proteins:
- the LOC132786911 gene encoding molybdopterin synthase catalytic subunit translates to MDYIKLVNDKINVQQVHNLIVDDGCGACSMFVGTTRDTFEGKKVTSLEYEAYENMALKEMSKICTELRTRWPNLKHIAIYHRLGSVPVREESVVIATSAPHRAAALESVSFAIDELKSRVPIWKKEIYEEDPVGEWKENKECQWPQRSPLTLKAFDFSSCPIEDQSLTSDNKLVQIRVNDTDLNRRVECFLKRKRDEINLYNINDFKKHSTDNESNCKNNEDDFTEETSCARTQSFLVKQHQSKGHLKVRRANNNSGPQMRPNYSQELNKLMASQETPNNPTDNNSLPSIRLRNIETYMGLNSDDNGNILNRIKKLENRILLLESSSPEYKYLMQLPKDEQSTSLRKEKKKIYMPDRLNSFIEKIKSEIEQ, encoded by the exons ATGGACTACATAAAATTAGTAAACGACAAAATCAACGTTCAACAAGTGCACAATTTAATAGTCGACGATGGTTGTGGAGCCTGTTCGATGTTTGTGGGCACAACACGTGACACATTCGAGGGCAAAAAA GTGACATCATTGGAATATGAAGCGTACGAAAACATGGCACTTAAGGAAATGAGTAAAATCTGCACTGAGCTGCGAACTCGTTGGCCTAATCTTAAGCACATTGCCATTTATCATCGACTGGGATCAGTTCCAGTTAGAGAGGAAAGCGTGGTAATTGCTACTTCAGCACCCCACCGTGCCGCTGCCCTCGAATCCGTTAGCTTTGCTATCGATGAGCTAAAGTCACGAGTTCCCATTTGGAAAAAGGAAATTTATGAGGAGGATCCAGTCGGGGAGTGGAAAGAAAATAAGGAGTGCCAATGGCCTC aacgTTCACCTTTAACTTTGAAGGCTTTCGATTTCTCTTCTTGCCCTATTGAGGATCAGTCTCTGACCTCTGATAATAAATTGGTGCAAATCAGAGTCAATGACACCGACTTGAATAGACGTGTTGAGTGTTTCTTGAAACGAAAACGCGATGAAATCAATCtgtataatataaatgatTTCAAGAAACATTCCACCGATAATGAGtcgaattgcaaaaataatgaagacGATTTTACTGAGGAAACATCGTGTGCTCGAACCCAGAGTTTTCTTGTGAAGCAACATCAATCAAAAGGCCATCTAAAAG TTAGGAGAGCCAATAATAATTCTGGACCACAGATGCGACCAAACTATTCACAAGAACTCAATAAACTCATGGCATCGCAAGAAACTCCGAACAATCCGACTGATAACAATTCATTACCAAGCATTCGTCTAAGGAACATTGAGACTTATATGGGACTTAACTCGGATGATAATGGCAATATTCTGAATCGTATTAAGAAATTAGAAAATCGAATCTTATTGCTGGAATCCAGTTCTCCAGAGTACAAATATCTA ATGCAGTTACCAAAAGATGAGCAAAGTACAAGTCTTCGAAaggagaaaaagaaaatttatatgcCGGATAGGTTAAACAGTTTCATTGAAAAgattaaaagtgaaattgaacAATGA
- the LOC132786913 gene encoding molybdopterin synthase sulfur carrier subunit: MMSVENSETININVLFFAKSRELAKTSRAVFAVESVVKTGQLLKQLIDRFDLSAISNCIILAHNENYLENLDEEIRLQQGDEIAVIPPISGG, from the coding sequence ATGATGAGCGTAGAAAACTCGGAAACTATTAATATTAACGTTCTATTTTTTGCGAAAAGTCGTGAGCTTGCAAAAACATCTCGTGCAGTATTTGCAGTCGAATCTGTAGTTAAAACAGGTCAATTGCTTAAACAGCTAATTGATCGCTTCGACTTGAGCGCAATTAGTAACTGTATTATATTAGCTCATAACGAGAATTACCTTGAAAACTTAGACGAAGAGATTCGGCTACAACAGGGTGACGAAATTGCTGTGATTCCTCCCATAAGCGGCGGTTAA
- the LOC132786910 gene encoding ribosome quality control complex subunit NEMF homolog translates to MKTRFNSYDIISGVAELQRLVGYRVNQIYDIDNKTYLFRLHGGSSTEKVTLLLESGTRFHTTGFEWPKNVAPSGFSMKLRKHLKNKRLEQISQLGGDRIIDFQFGTADAAYHVLLELYDRGNVILTDYEQTILYILRPHTEGESVRFAVREKYPINRAKKESTELSEEAIRNIIASSKPGEHLRRVLMPILDCGPVVIEHILLEQGLQNHAVNVSAEDVKVKEKEQTEEESSKTQKSKKKNKNRNQQVNTVAVKSFDVEADLPNLMKAIKSAYDIIELAKNKNCKGFIIQVKEEKPTEGDKVEHFYRNVEFHPYLFTQYKDQPFTEFPTFMEAVDEFFSTQESQKIDMKTLQQEREALKKLSNVKKDHSKRLEELNKVQDLDKRKAELITCNQSLVDKAILAIQSAIASQLSWPDIQELVKEAQANGDVVASTIKQLKLEINHISLLLSDPYGASDSENEDDKEESIVIDVDLALSAWANARRYYDLKRSAAQKEKKTIDASQKALKSAERKTQQTLKEVRTISNIAKARKVFWFEKFYWFVSSENYLVIGGRDAQQNELIVKRYMRPKDIYVHADIQGASSVIIRNTTGGDIPPKTLLEAGTMAISYSVAWDAKVVTNAYWVNSDQVSKTAPTGEYLGTGSFMIRGKKNFLPSCHLIMGLSLLFKLEDSFIERHQGERKIRNTDDDIDEQGVQETEVTYPILDDISEANDVSEGATNGFPNTEVKVEHDTGRITVKSQLSTDNQETPVVEKMPEKLVEDEEIAIIEAGPSRKKTQVSNKKKNKEKGRNDKTEVEKTQANSGEAEPNASNKLKRGQKGKLKKMKLKYKDQDEEERKIRMMILSSSGKDKLPANDEKEGEKAIALKQGPNVDKTGESVPKNQIDIDENDDTPIGVDADLLDSLTGQPLEDDELLFAIPVVAPYQALQQYKFKVKLTPGTGKRGKAAKVAINMFSKDKACNNREKDLLKSIKEEALARNIPGKVKISAPQLQKFRK, encoded by the exons ATGAAAACACGCTTCAATTCATACGATATCATATCTGGCGTTGCCGAGTTGCAGag GTTGGTCGGCTATCGCGTTAATCAGATCTATGATATCGATAACAAGACGTACCTATTCCGTCTTCATGGCGGGTCATCAACAGAGAAGGTCACATTGTTACTCGAGTCGGGAACGCGTTTCCACACAACAGGATTTGAATGGCCAAAAAATGTGGCCCCCTCTGGTTTCAGCATGAAGTTAAGgaaacatttgaaaaataagCGCCTTGAGCAAATTAGCCAACTTGGCGGCGACCgaataattgattttcaatttggcaCTGCTGACGCTGCATATCATGTACTTCTAGAGCTCTATGATCGCGGCAATGTTATCCTGACTGATTATGAGCAAaccatattatatattttacggCCACACACTGAAGGCGAGAGCGTGCGATTTGCTGTTCGTGAGAAATATCCTATTAACAGGGCCAAAAAGGAAAGCACAGAGTTGTCCGAAGAAGCAATTCGCAACATAATTGCATCTTCAAAGCCTGGCGAGCATTTGAGACGAGTCTTAATGCCAATCTTGGACTGCGGTCCAGTTGTTATTGAGCATATTTTACTTGAGCAAGGATTGCAAAATCACGCCGTAAATGTTTCCGCCGAAGATGTCAaggtaaaagaaaaagaacagACTGAAGAGGAATCCTCAAAGACTCAAAAATCcaagaagaaaaacaagaaCCGAAATCAACAAGTGAACACCGTTGCTGTTAAATCTTTTGATGTGGAAGCGGACTTACCTAACTTAATGAAAGCCATCAAG TCTGCTTATGATATCATTGAATTGGCAAAAAATAAGAACTGCAAAGGTTTTATAATTCAAGTTAAGGAAGAGAAACCCACGGAGGGGGATAAGGTTGAGCATTTCTATAGAAATGTGGAGTTTCATCCATATCTCTTCACTCAGTACAAGGATCAGCCATTTACCGAGTTCCCAACTTTTATGGAAGCAGTTGATGAATTCTTCTCAACGCAAGAGTCACAAAAGATCGATATGAAAACATTGCAACAGGAACGAGAAGCTCTTAAAAAACTATCCAACGTGAAGAAAGATCACTCAAAACGGTTGGAAGAACTCAATAAAGTTCAAGATTTGGATAAGAGGAAAGCGGAATTGATAACTTGCAATCAGAGTTTGGTAGATAAAGCCATCTTGGCAATTCAATCGGCCATTGCCAGTCAATTGTCTTGGCCAGATATTCAGGAGCTGGTCAAAGAAGCCCAAGCAAATGGAGATGTTGTAGCCAGTACGataaaacaattaaagttGGAGATTAATCACATTTCGCTATTGCTGAGTGATCCATACGGTGCAAGTGATAGTGAAAATGAAGATGATAAAGAGGAATCGATTGTTATTGATGTAGATTTGGCTTTGTCTGCTTGGGCTAATGCCCGACGATACTACGATCTGAAACGTTCAGCAGctcaaaaagaaaagaagaccATCGACGCATCGCAGAAAGCTCTGAAGTCAGCGGAACGTAAAACACAGCAAACTCTTAAGGAAGTGCGCacaatatcaaatatagcgAAAGCTCGAAAAGTTTTCTGGTTTGAGAAATTCTATTGGTTTGTTAGTTCTGAAAACTATTTAGTTATTGGAGGAAGAGACGCGCAACAGAATGAATTGATTGTTAAAAG ATATATGCGACCGAAAGATATATATGTCCATGCCGATATTCAGGGAGCTTCGAGTGTTATAATTCGCAATACAACTGGAGGAGATATTCCACCCAAAACACTACTTGAAGCTGGCACAATGGCAATCTCGTACAGTGTTGCATGGGATGCAAAGGTGGTTACGAATGCATATTGGGTCAATAGCGACCAAGTGAGTAAAACTGCCCCCACAGGAGAGTATTTGGGTACTGGTAGCTTTATGATTCGTGGAAAGAAAAACTTCTTACCCTCTTGCCATCTGATAATGGGCTTAAGTTTGCTTTTTAAACTGGAAGATAGCTTCATAGAACGTCATCAAGGGGAGCGAAAAATCAGAAACACAGATGATGACATTGATGAGCAGGGCGTACAGGAAACGGAAGTAACATACCCCATACTTGATGATATTAGCGAAGCCAATGATGTTAGTGAAGGTGCCACAAATGGCTTTCCTAATACTGAAGTTAAGGTGGAACACGATACTGGCCGAATTACCGTAAAATCACAGTTGTCTACTGATAACCAAGAAACTCCAGTTGTTGAAAAGATGCCTGAAAAATTGGTGGAAGATGAAGAAATTGCCATTATTGAGGCTGGACCTTCTCGGAAGAAGACTCAAGTTtcaaataagaagaaaaataaagaaaagggACGCAATGACAAAACTGAGGTTGAGAAAACTCAAGCCAACTCAGGTGAAGCAGAACCCAATGCTtccaataaattaaaacgcGGCCAAAAgggtaaattaaaaaagatgaaattgaaatataaggATCAGGATGAAGAGGAGCGTAAAATTCGAATGATGATACTCAGTTCATCTGGAAAAGACAAATTACCAGCAAATGATGAAAAAGAAGGTGAAAAAGCAATTGCATTGAAACAAGGACCTAACGTCGATAAAACTGGAGAATCCGTCCCTAAAAATCAAATCGATATTGATGAAAACGATGATACCCCGATTGGCGTTGATGCTGATTTGTTAGACTCTCTTACAGGTCAACCACTTGAGGATGATGAGTTGCTATTTGCCATTCCAGTAGTAGCTCCGTACCAAGCCTTGCAGCAATACAA ATTCAAAGTAAAGTTGACACCTGGCACAGGAAAACGTGGTAAAGCAGCTAAAGTGGCAATTAATATGTTCTCCAAGGACAAAGCCTGTAACAATAGGGAGAAGGACTTATTGAAGAGTATAAAAGAAGAAGCACTAGCTAGAAATATCCCTGGAAAGGTTAAGATTTCAGCACCACAATTACAAAAGTTTAGaaagtaa